The DNA segment ACCCCTACAAACTTATTCATTTTACTAATGTGACTGACCTCAAAATATAATCATTGAAATTACAGGACAGTATCAATAAACTACAAGACTCTTACATTTCAACTGACATGATTAACCCTTTGAAGAAACTTTCACATGACCAATATTATAAGTTAGAAATGATTTCCCAAACTAGTAATAGAAAAGTAAAAAGAGGATTAATTAACGGATTAGGGGCCATATCATGGTTGACAGGACTTATGACTGCTGACGACAAACAACATCTTGACAaagtaattgataaaattgaaaataatgaactaCATTTAGTTGAAAACGAAAAATTGAATATAGCTATGAATCATGATCTGATAAAGAAATTTAACTATGATATTGAACATATTAATTGTTGAGTTAATATGCAAGTTGCAGTTGACCGAATGACTCTGACCATTCAATTACTAGACGAACAAATTAATGACGTATTCAATTGATTGCTGTATTGCAGCAGAGAAGGCAACCACTCCATCCCTCTATTCTTAGTTTTGAGGACTTGAGTAGGTTAgttaattataacaataattatacttTAGCAAGTAGAGATTTTAGTATTTTATGGGAAATCAGCATTTTCCATGCATTTTGTCAAAATCtcttattacttatgttataaACTTACCAAAATTCAATGATTCACTTGATAGATATGACCTTTTGTCCTATCCAGTTGAAATCGATTCAAAAGTTCACACAATAAAATTAAAGGAAAATTCTGTGTTTGTATCTCAAAACAAAGAGCTCTTGAAATTGACCAATTGCcaaatattttctattatttcattttgtacTGTTAAAAAGCTAATTAATGATCACTGTGTTTCGTCTGTGATTaacaacaaaaatttatataattgtatgAAAATTTAAGTTATCAATGATGAAGCATCTTTGAATTATTACGAAAATTATAATTGTATCCTAGGATATAAGTTTGATcagattaatattaataatgaaactaTAAATATTCCTTCATCTTTTCTTCTTAATCTCGATTTTACACAGATATCAAACTTCCATTCACTTCAGCTACTACATTTGCAAAAAAATTGAGTTATGTACCACAAAAAATTCATTCCAAAATTATTGATCTGAATGATATTAGTAAAATTGATGAACTTGAAATTAGAGATTTGAATTTTGTAAACTTTAACGATTCTTTTGTCCTTAAGACGCATcatattgttatttttgttttattcacattaacaataattatacttttgttttttgtttatcCCAAATTCAAAAGCCAAAATAATGCTCTTAATTATGCAATTAATTTAGCAATTAAAATAGCAATGCTAAAGTGGAAGTGCAACCATTACCTACTTACTATAAGTTATATTATACCAgctaatcttttgtaatagcttttgatatttttattatctgtAATATTAGCCTTAGCGAAATTTTAGTATTTTATTGTCAAAACTTAAATTTATTTTCGGGACGAAAAACTTGAGGAAGGGAGGAGTTATGTACCCTCTCccaatagtatagtatagtatagataGAGCTGAGCCATCATTCTGCATCTGCATTGTCTACTGTATTGTAACTTATTCAAGGCGGGAGCGCTCAGTCTGAGTTTCTTTGCCGTGCTTTAAACATGTAtcggtaaataaaataataagaatacattttccaGTTCAATTAACTCATTTTATATATGGAGTATTTTTCCCCATTTCATATGTTCTAGATGAGAGAAGTTGGTGGTTTACCAGTGAAGATAATACTTACCAATCGAAAATAAAAACTGACTTCTGTATTGGATTGGAAGACAGCATAGCACTTGTTCAAAAGACATTTGCGAATGAAGGTCCATTTGATGGTATCTTGGGATTCTCTCAAGGAGCAGCTTTCACTGCTATCATTTGCGGCCTCCTCACGAAGAAAGGTATATTtccatttaaataaaaatcctaagaaattgtcaaaatttaatatgaataattaccacaatatcaacttctcaactacacaaaaagtatatcTCCATCATAATTCGTGTATACCGTATAAGTTaacctataatataataatggaaataatTGGCTCATACtgatacatgtacgggataggaaattcacgaatgatccTTCATCAGTCTGaactacttgactgattaacttggaattctgcatattgattcttgatttaccaaggatggttataggcctattttaaattctccaaGTTCTCAGTTTACCAAGTTTTTCATCAAATCCTTGCGACGCACGTGTTATCTGCTAGTTTTATATAAAGTAATGTCCTTGATTTATTAGGATTGGATCTGAACAAATGAATTCGTTCTATTATGGACTCAATCGTGATTAGAGAATAAGTTGAAGTTATAGGATTAATATTATTGCTGTGGGTTGATCTGCACAAAGGCTTAGGTCTCTGAAAAAATTGGTCACAATAAGACATTATTTATGAAGATGATGCTGTCTCGTGTGTGGGAATGCAGAGGTCTGTCACATTCTTGTGACACAGATACCAACAATCTTCATTACCTTTTGCATGCTTACCCTTCAATTGtgcgattatattttatatagtcATCTGTTCGTGTTGAAAATGACTTTTTGGCTCCAGATCACATAATAAAAGTTCTGGTTATCTGAAATATGTACTGTAACAAGAAATGTACTTTTTTGGGAATTTTCAACAGTTGTTTTCCAAGTTGATGGTTAAATCAATAGAAtgtatgatttattttatttttgttccaGCTCTTGATTTCGAATTGAAATTCGTAATGATTGTGGCAGGATTCAAGTCGTTATATGATGGACATGCTGAGCTTTACGAACAGCAAATAAATATTGCATCGTTACATGTAATTGGTGGCGGTGATGAGGTTATCAGTCAAGGTATGATgcatatttgaaattgaatattgctATACTAGCTGATAAGTAATAAGTActaccatagataaaggataagcatgaGACTACATTTTTATGATACGAGCTAATTATCTctattttaaactttttataACTCCCTTTTTTATAAGTACAACTCTTTCTTTAACTGAATTCAACTGGCTCTGTCAATCTgtacttgtttatttatttgaaaattgtcattgatttttttcgtttgtAAATATTTTGTAGATTTTCCATTCTTAATACTTTTAGTTGGAAACAGTTTTATACGAGCTTAAACCATAGTAAACCCTCTTCTATTATTTACTGTGTCCTGAATAAATAATGTGTTGATGAAGGTACGGATCATGAAAAGAGGATCATCTAACGCAATCTCTGTTGGTTTGATAGCAAACCAACCTCTACTGTCAGCTCTGttcatttattggaataatatgtaataataatataattattatagttcacTCTTTCTCCTCCAATACATGGCCCTTAAATCATTCTCTTCTCATAATTTACCTAAAAACtttctattatttgaaaaaaatgaaaatatcaagatGAATAAGTTTgatggaataataaattattactccaaTTTTAGATGAAGAGGATCTTTGTCTCACGTTGGAAAAATGGGATGAATTATTCACATCTCAAACGTAGCCTACTCTTTCCAATGGAAATGAAGATCTTGTATTCTTCAGTTTGATTCCGGATAGATACCTTAACAGAATTTTGTATTAAAGATCaacttattcattattcatcataaactgATTAGTTTtgatctaaatttaaaaatctactttgtgaaaataattaaggactgaaattTTTTTCACGTGAACAATCACAAgattcaacctatttcggacacatcgattttttattgCTGGAAATATGTCCATACGCATAAgactatatttcttgtctctggtacTACAGAAGTACTGTATTATTGGGCCTAGAAACTTATAGAAAGTACCTCTTCTCATAGGTTCTCAAAACAACTTAtcttttttcacaataaaagtaaaaaaaggtatacatttttttgacgCACATTgattttacttgaaattgatcaaATTGTATGAATAGCAGTCCTATTTTgcgattttattttaatttttccgGATGATGTGCATAAAAATGTCTCATTGAAATTGATTCAAATCCTTTTCAAagaagaaaatttgaagttccagttattatcaattttatgtttatacagtaattataggcctatataatactgtatatattttattttgattttcaagtATCATAATTTCCTTTATTCAAACAAGTGTATTTTTTCTGTCTGATTTATGTCGACTactccctgcacacggacaaatcatccacgCAGGGAgtatatattcattatattatttatactattattcttgtaatatgcttatcatgaataaataaatttgaatttcgaaTTTATTAACTGAAATCAGATTAAAAAATTGTTTAGGCGATAAATACGTGCTGCGTTGGAAAGAGTTAATAAGttactcaattttttttacttttataatattcttctaaatttgtttgtttAGGATAATGTATGGCCAAATGAGCTCCAGGcatgtgcgtgggtaatgataTTGATGTTGATAAAACGAACTACCGCCTTAATGTGGGTTTtagtttgtgcgtaaacttccgacGTCGATCATGACCGAGTCGGGCTCGATTTCAAGACGGCTGAAAAACCGTGGTCGACAGCGAATGAAGCGTTTTCCTTTGCACGAATCGGTCGCAATTTCGAACGTCACACATTCAGACAAAAGTTATGTTAACTgcttttatattaattatataatgGATGTAAGGAAGTAGCTGTTGAATGTAAATCTCTTGTAAATGTGTCAACTCAAACAAAAACGAAAATTTCATGTCCTGACTGTTCTATTGTACATGAAAAACTGAAGGGTAAACAAATGGAATTGATGGAACTGAGACAGTGTCGTTGGGAGGATAAAGTTGAGATAGAAGAAAGGTTCAAGAATGCACTCTCAAGGCAGAAAACTGGGAATTTAGTCTCTGCAGTATCAGGCGTAGATGGTGCCTTTAAACCAGCAAGACAGTATAATAACAACTTTCTAGAGCGCGTGGTAACAGCTGCCAAGTTAAAATACGATGTTTTTCAGCCAGTCAGGGAAGACAGGTGGCTAATAGAATCAGTTCAATAagtgattttaaaatttttcacatGATGAAACCTGGGGAGAAATTCGATAAggtcactcattcattcattcattcatttatttatcgtcacattacatcaatttttgagtaacactcatttgactggtgacatgtcaatactagaacaaaattatatctaaaagacttagttctaacttcttaaaagtaaaataaataaatacactctatgatgtatctcatcagattcacatggaaatgaaagtcacaaaaagttaagttacactctacagccccttttcacaaattaaaattcggcagcagagtatagggctttctctactagcatttttctgactgttagtttgaatttgtttattgaatctagatttctgatggctgcaggtaatttattaaaataacgtattccagagtagaatggagtTTTTTCTAGAGCTGTGTGTCTATGTACTGGAAAAGCAATGAGACTACTATTGCGTGTATTATACCCGTGATTAtctgtgcaaaattgaaatttatctaaattctgTTTAACAAAAACCAACAATTGATAGATATAAATAGATGGTAGCGTTAGAATGTTTAGGTTTTTGAAGAATGCTTTGCAAGAATCTCTTGATCTCAATCCACAAAtgactcttattatttttttctggattataaaaattttaccgctatcaacagaatttccccagaaaatgGTTCCATAGCTTAGATATGAGTAGACATATGCGTAGTAGACGGCCAATAGGGTGCTTTTgtctagtgagtgagagagggtgagaattacaaaataagctTGATTTAGTTTTTTTGCAAGGACCTGAATATGCTCCTTCCAAGTAAAACTCTGATCTATTATAAGTCCCAGGAATTTTGTTGAAGAGGACACTTCAACACTGTCTTCAATTATTGGAAGATGTACTCTGTTCACTGCTGTTTGATTACGAGCAGagctaaattgaataagatggcTTTTATTATAGTTTAACGATAGACCGTTTGCTTCAAACCACTTTGACATTGCTGACAGTGCACTCTTCAATTTTCTTGCAAGAGTGATGTGATCGGGGCTTGTTGCCAGAGCagttgtgtcatctgcatacatgATTAATCTTATATCAGGTGCAGCACTTGTCAGATCATTAATATATACTAAGAAAAGCAAAGGTCCTAGTACGGATCCTTGAGGGACTCCATTTGGGACTAAAGCATATGAAGAAGATTTAGCGGACAATTTATCTCTCACACATTGTTGCCTGTTATAAAGGTATGAGCTGAACCATTTTAGAGCGGTGCCATGTATTCCATAATAGCTTAACTTTTTCAGTAATATCTCGTgattcacacaatcaaaagcttttgacaggTCACAAAAGATGCTAGCAGCATGTTGCGACCTGTCAATCGCATGCGACATAACCCTGACAAATTCATAAATTGCACCTACAATGTCCTTGCTCCTATGGAAACCGAACTGATTCTCATTAAATAATCCATTATTTTCAAGATGAGCAGTCAACCTGCTTGCGACCGCCATTTCATATACTTTTGAAAATACAGATAGTATTGCTATGGGTCGAAAATTCCCAAAGTCCTGTGGGTCTCCCTTTTTCAGAAAGGGTATCACACTGCTGTACTTTAAGAGATCGGGAAACACTCCATATCTAAAAGACTGGTTGACTAGGAAGGTTAAGGGTTTAGCCAAGTTTACAATACATTTCTTTAAGAGGAAAGGAGGGAACTCATCCCATCCAGGTGCCTTTGATgccttcatttttttcattagaTTAATTATTTCATGCTCTGTGACTGGattaaatgaaatgagaaaattatttgtttctgGTTGCTTTCTACAATAATCAAGAGCTGCATGCATGTTGATATTTAGATTGAGTGTTTGGCAAATATTAGCAAAGAAGTTGTTGAATGAGTTCAGTGTGGTTTCTATAGGAgttttttcaaatacttcaGATAGATTCAATTCTTTAGTGTTTATGCCTGTTTCTTGCTTAACAATTTTCCACGCCATTTTTGTCTTATTGTcagaattttttattctattgctGTTGTATATTATTTTCGCCTGTCTAATACAtctgttcaatatttttttatactgTTTCACATATTCTCTGAATTCAGAGCAGTCACGTGATCTGCCTTGCATGTGTAGCTCCCTGGCCCTGGCACATGATCTACGTATTCCAGATGTAATCCATCCCTTATCACAGTTGAGTAATCTTTCTTTTGTATGAGGTTTTCGCGGGAAAGATTGTTCAAAATATAAGATTACCATTGTGTGAAacttattgtacaaaatattagGGTCGGAGATAGTATCACTCAATTGAAAAAGCGATTCCCAGCTCTCACTTGATAGAATGGTGTTGAAgagatcaatattatttttcgaaaatattcttattgttttaaaggtttctctttttttatttgtatttgatCTGTTTCGGTTGCAAGAAGTAAGCAGTTATTTGGAATGTCAACCAGTTGTGCTGTGTGATCAGATAAATCATTGTCAATGATTTTACTATTACACTGTCGTAGGTCAAAATCGGAAGCTACGTGTCGATACATGTTCTAGAGCCCGGTGTAAGTCTAGTCGGATCATCTGTGTAGTGCAGGAACAAGTTATAAGATTGTAATAAATCTAGGAATCTGGATCGTGCTATTGATTCCTTCATTATATCTATATTGAAGTCACCTGAGAGAAGTCTTTTGTATTTGGGATACTTTTTGAAACAGAATtctaacaaattattcaatctttcaaaaaatatgttcaaGGAATGCCTGGAATTGTTAGGAGATCTATATATGCAAATTACAATTAGATTAAAATGCTCGTTAATTTTAACTCCGCAGCACTCAAAGTACTGTTCAAtgtaaaaattctgaaaatcaGGTATAGCTTCACAAGATAGACTATCTATCGATAGGATACACGACCCT comes from the Nilaparvata lugens isolate BPH chromosome 1, ASM1435652v1, whole genome shotgun sequence genome and includes:
- the LOC111052514 gene encoding esterase GA18864 isoform X4, which gives rise to MAENKLRILCLHGYRQNKNVFREKLGQFRKNLKNHAEFHFIDAPHEVKDSFGANQSDERSWWFTSEDNTYQSKIKTDFCIGLEDSIALVQKTFANEGPFDGILGFSQGAAFTAIICGLLTKKALDFELKFVMIVAGFKSLYDGHAELYEQQINIASLHVIGGGDEVISQGYSIVKADKLYRLNNFAGERFLVECLGHIQKMRGSATLG
- the LOC111052514 gene encoding esterase OVCA2 isoform X3, giving the protein MAENKLRILCLHGYRQNKNVFREKLGQFRKNLKNHAEFHFIDAPHEVKDSFGANQSDERSWWFTSEDNTYQSKIKTDFCIGLEDSIALVQKTFANEGPFDGILGFSQGAAFTAIICGLLTKKALDFELKFVMIVAGFKSLYDGHAELYEQQINIASLHVIGGGDEVISQERSKELTPIFADAKLLLHSGGHYVPANNTIKKDYIGFLESFTR